The following coding sequences lie in one Euhalothece natronophila Z-M001 genomic window:
- a CDS encoding magnesium transporter MgtE N-terminal domain-containing protein, protein MYQNTLHSFFDVIAQQMSDRFRVEKVADSLSQIDIEQRILAFQLLGKGVALATLEYLTPTEQSELLLAMDADELIELLESMKPEERMELFAHLPNEVVEQLMAKLHLEFQTIIHSLFGRCLINL, encoded by the coding sequence ATGTATCAGAACACTTTGCATTCTTTTTTTGATGTCATTGCTCAACAGATGTCAGATCGTTTTCGTGTTGAAAAAGTTGCCGATTCATTGAGCCAAATTGATATCGAGCAACGGATATTGGCTTTTCAACTGCTTGGGAAAGGAGTAGCCCTTGCAACCCTTGAATACCTTACCCCTACAGAGCAGTCTGAGTTGTTGCTGGCCATGGATGCTGATGAATTGATCGAGCTTTTAGAGTCAATGAAACCAGAAGAACGCATGGAACTTTTCGCTCACTTACCGAATGAAGTGGTTGAACAGTTGATGGCTAAATTGCATCTAGAATTTCAGACCATTATTCATTCATTATTTGGGCGTTGTTTAATCAATTTATGA
- a CDS encoding magnesium transporter MgtE N-terminal domain-containing protein, protein MPINVLQLILQQSSLEVASRCVNQVEIDKLLQSLPTLSLTQRILVLLLLEKPKACYVFNLLEREQQTQMFEAMEISEKLWLLEALETDFQDSLNHKNFNS, encoded by the coding sequence ATGCCCATCAATGTCCTACAGTTAATTTTGCAACAATCTTCTCTTGAAGTGGCTTCGCGCTGTGTCAATCAAGTCGAAATTGACAAACTATTGCAATCATTACCAACACTCTCACTAACTCAGCGCATTCTGGTCTTGTTATTACTCGAAAAACCGAAGGCTTGCTATGTCTTTAATTTACTTGAACGAGAGCAGCAAACCCAAATGTTTGAAGCAATGGAAATTTCGGAGAAACTTTGGCTATTAGAAGCCTTAGAGACTGATTTCCAAGATTCACTAAATCATAAAAATTTTAATTCCTAG